A single Phaenicophaeus curvirostris isolate KB17595 chromosome 26, BPBGC_Pcur_1.0, whole genome shotgun sequence DNA region contains:
- the LOC138731236 gene encoding olfactory receptor 6F1-like, with product MVQEEMSLGSFPLAEPMELDTWEDVENGTSVEEFILLGFPGTWHFRVSLAVLFALIYSLTVMGNTSIIALVWTTRKLQTPMYFFLCNLSFLEIWYTTGVVPKAIGVLLGTSQTISFRVCILQLFFLLSLGSTESFLLSVMAYDRYLAVCCPLRYSSLMSRGLSARLVFGSWLGGFLAISLLAFLTSRLTFCGPDVINHFLCDIDSCLALSCSDTWPVQLATFLVSIVVVVASCVGTLLSYVFIISSILRIQSAHGRRKAFSTCSAHLGVVTIWYGSTVFLYVMPSAQNSLELNKLINTFNTVITPLLNPFIYTLRNKEVKQALGQAFQRN from the exons ATGGTGCAGGAAGAGATGTCGCTTGGATCATTTCCTTTGGCTGAGCCG ATGGAACTGGACACTTGGGAGGATGTGGAGAACGGGACCAGTGTGGAAGAGTTCATCCTGCTTGGCTTCCCAGGCACGTGGCATTTCCGGGTCTCCCTTGCGGTGCTATTTGCCCTGATCTACTCCCTGACAGTAATGGGCAACACATCCATCATAGCCCTCGTGTGGACAACCAGGAAACTCCAGACCCCAATGTACTTTTTCCTCTGCAATCTCTCCTTTCTGGAGATCTGGTACACTACGGGTGTTGTTCCCAAAGCCATAGGAGTCCTGCTGGGAACGAGCCAGACTATCTCCTTCCGTGTCTGCATCCTGCAgttgttctttcttttgtctttggGCTCCACTGAGAgttttctcctctctgtcaTGGCCTATGACCGCTACTTAGCCGTATGCTGCCCCCTGAGATACAGCTCCCTCATGAGCAGGGGCCTCTCTGCTCGCCTGGTGTTTGGCTCCTGGCTGGGAGGCTTTCTGGCCATTTCCCTGCTGGCCTTTCTGACCTCCAGGCTGACGTTCTGTGGGCCAGATGTCATCAATCATTTCCTCTGTGATATCGATTCCTGCCTCGCCCTCTCCTGTAGTGACACGTGGCCCGTGCAGCTGGCAACCTTCCTGGTCTCCATCGTTGTTGTGGTGGCCTCCTGTGTGGGCACCCTGCTCTCCTACGTGTTCATCATCTCCTCCATCCTGAGAATCCAGTCAGCCCATGGCCGCAGAAAGGCCTTTTCCACTTGCTCTGCCCATCTCGGTGTCGTCACGATCTGGTACGGCTCCACCGTGTTCCTGTATGTCATGCCATCGGCCCAGAACTCCCTGGAGCTGAACAAGCTCATCAATACCTTCAACACAGTTATAACTCCGCTCTTGAACCCCTTCATTTACACACTCAGGAACAAAGAAGTGAAGCAAGCTCTTGGGCAGGCTTTCCAGAGAAACTGA